The Blastomonas sp. SL216 DNA window CGATACTTGTTAGGATGACTGGATGTATCGCGCTCACTCCCTATTGCCAATATCGCCGCCTGCGCAGCATCGGATGATGATCCTAAACGCTGTAGCGCTTGCCCACTCCAGTAGTCAGCGTTGAGCTCTCCACGATGGGAATCAGTATCAAATCCAGCAATATGGTGACCAACTTCATGCGCAATTACTTGAATTGCACTCCACTCCGTGCCGACTTGATCATTTAGTCTATCAAGGAAGTCCACATCAATACCTAATATTTTTCGCCCACCTGCAACGGTAGCATAAGCATTATCCTCGTCCTCGGTAATCAATATTCTGAAATCGTAGTCGAGGCCAAGCTCCTCCAATATTCTACGGACGATTTGTGGAACTCCAGAGCGATCGTTACCACGAGCTTCTCGAGTAACAAATTCTCTTCCGTATGCCGTCCATCCGTCTTCAAGGGAAAACCCGCAAAATGGGATCGCCCTTTGCGCATATACTGGCGTAACCAATCCGCCGCAGCATAGATCCGCCCCGCAAATCAAGCCGGAGGTAGCGAATGCTCGTCGAGTCAACTTCATCGCGGCGAGAATCCCCTAGGCGTGCTGGGTATGCGCAGAACTACCGTCCGATCCTCATCATCTACTTCAAGTTCTTCGATAGATTCCTCGTCAATGCCATTTTCGATATCGGAATCCGCCGGATTCCGGCGCTTTCGATTTCTATCATCTGTGGAGGCACACATGCTCACTAACTGCTGATACCAGCCGTTAATCAAATAAGACTGATTAGCATACCATTGATTTAATTGAAGTAATTGTGAGTTTCCGCAATATGCATTGTAACCACAGCGCATTGGAATACCCTGATAAAGCTCGGCATTTGCCACTTGATTGACCTGACCGGCATAAGCCTGCAGTTGATAAAGAGCACTGCCGCAAGTCGTGGACTGAGCAGATGCGGGCGCATTTATCGCTGCAGCGATCATCGTTAACGCCAACATGGATTTTATGCCGTGCTCCATCACTTCCCCCACAAGTTTCGCTTAAAAATATCAGGCCAGAAAATTATGTCGAGTCATTTGGGAACACCGTTAGGGTGTACGACAATCACAAAATGGCAGCATAAATTCCGGGAACATCGAGTTCCTAGGCCACAATGGATGATCACCGGATCACAGTACTTGACACTAAAGTCAGATAGTTACCGTATCCTCTGCGTAAAAATCCAGATTTGATACGCTACTCAGCTGTATCGAACCCTCGCCCCACAAACTCAAGCCCTTACCTCTCCCCCCGCCTGCACTGTAGCCACACGCCCCCGCCCAGTCACTTCCGCAAACTTCGCATGGTATTTCGGGTGCTCGGTGCCCATCCACTTGTCCCACCAGGTGAAATACAGGCCATAATTGGTGTTGAACCCGCCATTGTGGTGCAGGTCGTGGTGGACGGTGGTGTTGATCCAGCGGGTCAGCGGGGAGGACAGCCACCAGCGCGGGAAGAATTCGAAGCCCGCATGGCCCATCGCGTTGCGGATGATCTGGAAGTTGAGCCAGGTGAACATCACCCAGCCAGGCGTCGGCACGAAGAACTGCCAGAGCGGCACGAACAGGAACATCACCGCCGCTTCCGGCATCGCGAAGCTGTACGCGGCCCAGGGCGTCGGCGTGATCGAGCGGTGGTGTGCACGGTGGAAATGCTTGAACAGCCGGGGATGGTGCATGAAGCGGTGCGCCCAGTAGAAATAGGCG harbors:
- a CDS encoding sterol desaturase family protein, with the translated sequence MTTGFPPLDILLAKGHHIFAFDFGRYFIAASVTFAVVWLLRRTAIRARKIQAREATAADMRREFLQSLQSVFVYVIGACFLIWGKEVGLLYSVFGKGFGLGIDLVILAGIIIAHDAYFYWAHRFMHHPRLFKHFHRAHHRSITPTPWAAYSFAMPEAAVMFLFVPLWQFFVPTPGWVMFTWLNFQIIRNAMGHAGFEFFPRWWLSSPLTRWINTTVHHDLHHNGGFNTNYGLYFTWWDKWMGTEHPKYHAKFAEVTGRGRVATVQAGGEVRA